The sequence TTTTATTGCAGCAGGCGCTTTTCATATGGCTAAACCAGCAGATTTAATTCCGGAATTGCAAGGGCGCTTTCCGATTAGGGTTGAACTGCAAAGTCTTTCTGTCGATGACTTTGTCCGCATTTTAGTGGAACCGGACAACGCATTGACAAAGCAATATGAAGCACTTTTGCAGACTGAAGGTATAGAAATGAAGTTTTCAGACGAAGCTGTTCGTAAGATTGCGACGATTGCGAGCGAAGTGAACCAAGAAACAGAAAACATCGGAGCGCGCCGTTTGCATACGTTGCTAGAAAAATTGCTTGAAGATTTGTCCTTTGAAGCAGCTGATATTCACTTGGAGACACTTGAAATCACCGAACAGTATGTCGAAGAAAAACTAGGTTCCATTGCAAAAAACCGCGATTTGAGCCAATTTATATTGTAATAGCAAACAAAGGAGAGATGTAGGAATGGATTTACTTACAAGAACAAGAAAGATTAATGAAATGCTGCAGAAAACAAGCGGACAACACGTCAATTTCCGGGAAATGGCGATGACGTTGCGTGAAGCGATTGGCTCTAACGTCTTTGTCGTTAGCCGCCGTGGTAAATTGCTCGGTTTCTCTATTGAAGAAGAGATTGAGAATGATCGCATGAAAAAAATGCTCGACGAACGCCAGTTTCCAGAAGAGTATACTGATGGCCTATTTAAAATTGAGGACACTTCTGCCAACATTGATGTAGACAGCGAGTATACTGCGTTTCCGGTTGAAAACCGTGACATCTTTAAAAATGGCTTAACAACAATTGTGCCAATTAAAGGTGGCGGTCAACGTCTTGGTACGTTGATTCTATCCCGTTTAAACCGCTCTTTTAGCGATGATGATTTGATCTTGGCTGAATACGGGGCAACGGTTGTCGGCATGGAAATTCTCCATGAGAAGACACAAGAAATTGAAGAAGAAGCGCGCAGCAAAGCAGTGGTACAAATGGCGATCAGTTCACTTTCATACAGTGAGTTAGAAGCAGTTGAGCATATTTTTGAGGAGCTTGACGGCAGAGAAGGATTGCTTGTAGCAAGCAAAATTGCTGACCGTGTGGGCATTACCCGTTCTGTTATCGTTAATGCATTGCGTAAACTTGAAAGTGCAGGCGTCATCGAATCTCGTTCTTTAGGAATGAAAGGCACATACATTAAAGTGCTTAATGACAAGTTTCTATTGGAACTAGAGCGCATGAAAGAAGACTAAGCCCAATTATAAAATCAACCAGATTGATCGACAGGCTGGAACCACCCGTCCAAGGAAGGACGGGTGGTTTTTTGTTATGTGATCTGTGCTCTTTTTCAACTAGCAAAAAGGACCTAAGGTAGGATGATGTTTCAAGTGTTTAGTCGATATGTAGTGTTGGTAAAGGGACCAAATGCCTAAATAGTAACAAAGTTAGCTATGGAAGAGAGAAGGGAGATTAGAAACGGGCATTAATGCCCAGTTCCAACTAAAAACTCTCTTTCCAATAAACTAGTAAAAATGACAATCTCACCAAGAGTCTAAAGTCCTAAAAATCGTGACGTTAGGTTGTTAATTGGGACTAAAATCACTTCGTATCATGGTACATTAGACTTAATTATATATAAATCTCAAATGAGCTTAGACAAACATCTCAAAAACTAGTAAAATTTTATCAGGGCTAAACATGGGAAATAGTGCTTAATCTTTCCTGTTTTTATGAGAAAAGACATGAGTAAAAGGAGGGAGACGATTGTTCGTTACTAGTACAATAGCAGCGCTTGAAGAAGGCATACGCTACT is a genomic window of Shouchella clausii containing:
- the codY gene encoding GTP-sensing pleiotropic transcriptional regulator CodY gives rise to the protein MDLLTRTRKINEMLQKTSGQHVNFREMAMTLREAIGSNVFVVSRRGKLLGFSIEEEIENDRMKKMLDERQFPEEYTDGLFKIEDTSANIDVDSEYTAFPVENRDIFKNGLTTIVPIKGGGQRLGTLILSRLNRSFSDDDLILAEYGATVVGMEILHEKTQEIEEEARSKAVVQMAISSLSYSELEAVEHIFEELDGREGLLVASKIADRVGITRSVIVNALRKLESAGVIESRSLGMKGTYIKVLNDKFLLELERMKED